The following is a genomic window from Coriobacteriaceae bacterium.
TGGGGATATCGTTGGCTCCGTCGCCAATCGCCACGGTGTGGGCCATATCGACACCGCACTCAACTGCCCAATCCAGCAGTTGGATGAGCTTGGACTCCTTGGTCACGATGTCGGCCGCCAGCTTGCCGGTGAGTTTACCGTCCACGACCTCCAGGCGGTTGGCAAGGCAAAAATCGATGCCTGCGGTAGCCACGATCTTGTCGGCGACCTCGTGGAAACCACCGCTCACCACGCCGACCTTCCAGCCCTTGCTATGCGCCGAGCGCACAAGCTCCAACGCACCGGGGGTAAACGTTACGCGCTCAAAGGTGCGCTCGAACACGCTCTCGTCCAAACCCGCAAGCAGCCCCACGCGCTCCTCAAGTGCCTGCTTAAAATCCAGCTCGCCGCGCATGGCACGCTCGGTGATCCGCGCCACCTCCTCGCCCACGCCGGCCTCCTCGCCCAGCAGGTCGATGACCTCCTGGTTGATGAGGGTGGAGTCGATATCCATAACGATGAGGCGTGCAGTCATGACGGGCCTTTCCGGGTGCTGTTTTATTGGGGCATATTGTCGCACGTGACGCGTACGGGCGGGTGCCGCAGTGCGGCAATTGTTTCGTCTCCGTCAAGTCTTTGGGCAGG
Proteins encoded in this region:
- the serB gene encoding phosphoserine phosphatase SerB: MTARLIVMDIDSTLINQEVIDLLGEEAGVGEEVARITERAMRGELDFKQALEERVGLLAGLDESVFERTFERVTFTPGALELVRSAHSKGWKVGVVSGGFHEVADKIVATAGIDFCLANRLEVVDGKLTGKLAADIVTKESKLIQLLDWAVECGVDMAHTVAIGDGANDIPMIQAAGTGIAFCAKPKTREAAPFAIDERNLMLAMDIILRD